The window TCCGGCTCGCCGGCGATCAACGACTTGGTCAGCGCCAGCGGCCGGGCCACGCAGTGGCCCACGATCCGGACCAGTGCCTCCCACGCCGGGGCCCGGCCGGCTTCCGCGCGTGGCCTCCAGCAGTTCCCGCAGCGTGTCGGCCGCGATGCCGGCCAGCAGGGCGCGCCGGTCCGGGAAGTGCCGGTACAGCGTGCCGACGCCCACCCCGGTGCTCATCGAGCAGCGTGGGGAAGCCGCGCTCGCCGGCACGTCACTCTCGCTCCCCTGAACCACCTGCTCGACGCGGTCGTGGCCGAGCCCGGAGTGACCGTGACCGAGATCGCCGGCCGGCTGGGCAAGAGCCAGCAGGCCATCAGCCAGGTCGCCAACCGGCTGGAGAACCTCGGTTACCTCGAACGGCGGGTCGGCTCGGGCCGCGCGGTCGCACTGCACGCCACCCAGGCCGGTCGCGACGCCTCAGCCGAGGGGGTCGCCCGCGAACTCGCCGCCGAGCAGCGGGTTCGCGAGCTGCTCAGACCCCAGCAGTTCGACACCCTCATGACCCTCCTCGCCGCGACCCGGGACACCCTGCGCAACGAGAGGTCCTGACTTCGAGGCCGATACCGCTGCCGGATGGCGGCTACCGCGACGTCCCGGCCACCGTCACCGATGCGCTGTTTCCCGGTCCCGGCAAGGGGGTCCGCCCGAACCAGTCCAGGCACACCACCATCGCGTCGTCCTCGGCCTGCCCGCCGTGCCGGCGGGTGGTGAGTTGCCGCAGCATCGCGCCGGGCACGTGCGCGGCGGGCAGGTCCGCGGTCACGGCGACGGCCTCGGCGAGCTCACGGTCACCGTAGAGATCGCCGTGCGGACCGGCCGCGTTGTAGACGCCGTCGCTGACGAAGACGAACCGGTCGCCGTCGAGGGCCTGGAACTGGTGGACGGTGTAGGCCGTTTCCTCGAAGGCGCCGAGTGGTAGCTGTTCGTCGAACAGGACCCGTTCGGCTTTGCCGTCGCGCAGCCGCCACAGCCGCGGGGAGCCGGCGTCGACCACGTCGACCAGGCCGGTGGCGAGGTCGAACTGGAGCAGCAGCGCGGCCACGTGCTGGGCCCCGCGGTAGTGGGCGTAGAGGGCTTGGTCGCCGAGTTCGGCTTGGGCGTCGAGTTCGACACCGGCGCGGCGGGCGTTGCGCAGGGCGTTCACCGCGAGGTTGGTCAGCAGGGCGGCTTCGCTGCCGTCGCCCATGCCGTTGATCAGGGTGACGGCGAGGCTGTGGGCGGAGGCGGACCAGTCGAAGCAGTCACCGTAGATGGCGTAGGCGGGTTCGAGCTGGCCACCGAGCGCGAACTCCGGACGCGTGCAGGCGCGTCCGGGCAGCAGCTGCCACTGCATCTCGGCGGCCAGGGTCAGCCGGGAGGAGCGGCGGGCCTGGATGTAGAGGTCGGTGTCGCGGTCGGCGACGAACAGTTCGTGGGCGACCGCTTCGGCGAACCGCTCGAGTTCCGCCCAGACGGGTGGTTCCGGTTCCGCCGGCAGGGTGACGGCCAGGATGCCGAGCCGGTCGCCGCGGACGCTGACCGGCAGGTACCCGGTCACGCTCGCGCCCTCGTACTCGAAGGTCGCCGCCTGGGCGATGAACGCCGCGCCGGGCGTGGTGCCCTCGACCGGGATGGGTTCGTTCGTGTACGGCAGGGTGCTCACCTGGCACAGCTCGGTGAGGGCGTAGTCGGCCATCAGGAGTTCGACGGCGTCGGCGCCGAAGTGCTCGGCCAGCGCCGAGCGCAGCGCGGCGGGCAGGTCGTGGGGTGGAACATCACGCAACCGGCGTTCCACCGCCAGGGATCTGTCCACGCCTTGCCTCCTGCTCACGGGACCGTGGGCGAAGTGGACCACGGTCGGTCTGTCGAGTGTGCGCCGCTCCGGCGTGCCGGGCTACGGCGATTCGCGTGAGCTGTGCTGCCGGTTCAGCATAGGGATGCGACAGTGGAGCCCGTGGATCGATCCCGCGAGCAGCCGGCCCCGGACGGGACGGCCGCCGTGGTGGAGCTGCCCGAGCTGCTCGAATTTCTCCTCGAGCGGCCGCGCGAGGTGTCTTCCCATCCGCTGTCGGCCGCCCAGCTGCGTGCGGTCGTCGCCTTGGCGCACCACGGCGGGATGAACCTGCGGACGTTGGCCGACGTGCTCGGCTCGACTCCACCGCTGGTCAGCCGGTTGTGCGACCGGTTGGAGGCCGTCGGGTTCCTCGAACGCCTGCCCAGCGCGCGCAGCCGCCGCGAGCTGACGTTGCGCCTGTCCGACCGCGGCCGCGCCTACCTGGAGGATCTGCGGCGGCGGCGCCGGGAAAGCGTCCAGCCGGTCCTGGCCAGGATGACCGCCGCCGGGCTGGGCGCACTGGCCGCCGGGCTGCGGGAGTACCACGCGATCGTCGCCGCGGAGCGGGATGCCGACGGGTCGGCGTGAAGTCCCGGCCTTGCACCGGTACGCTCCACTGTTGTTACATGACAACAGTCCACCGGCGTACAGCAGCGCGCGCCCCCGACCGCAGGAGGACCCGGTGCCGGGGACCGACGACGCCGCCGTTCGCGACCTGTTGCGGCAGACCCTCGAGGAAGACCACACCACCGTGGTCGAGGACTGGGTCCGGCAGCAGCTGGAGAACCCGGGCTCAGCCGACGGTGACCGCGAACTACGCCGCGAGGCCACCGAGCTGCTGCGGGCGCTGCGAGCGGCGCTGGGCACCACGGTGCCCGTCGGCCGGATCGTGGAGCAGGACGGGGCCGTGCGAGACGCGCTGACGTCGCTGTCGGAGCGCCGGGCCCGCGCGGGCGCCGAGCCGTCGGCCACCGCGATGGCGATCTTCGCGCTGAAGAGCGCGATGCTGACCGCAATCGAATGCCACAGCGGCGACCCGGCCGTGCGCTACCGGGCGGCGCTGCTGGTCAACGAGCTGCTCGACCGGGCAGGAGTCCTGTCGTTCGCCGTCTACGTCACCGGGCGCGAACAGATCATCCGCCAGCAGCACAGCCAGATGCTCGAGCTGTCCACCCCGGTCGTGCAGTTGTGGCGGCACATCCTGGCGGTGCCACTGATCGGCACCCTGGACAGCGCCCGCACCCAGGTCGTGATGACGAGCCTCCTGGAAGCCATCCAGGCCCACGAGGCACGCGTGGCGATCATCGACATCACCGGCGTTCCCACCGTCGACACCGCCGTGGCGCAGCACCTGCTGCAGACCGTCAGCGCCGTCCGGCTGATGGGTGCCGAATGCGTGATCAGCGGCATCCGGCCCTCCATCGCGCAGACCATCACCCAGCTCGGCATCGACCTCTCGCACATCGTCACCCGCGGCTCGCTCGCCGACGCACTGGCCGCCGCGCTGCAGCTGCTCGGCGATGGCAGCCGTCCCGGTGCGGTGACGGGGTGAGCGCCGGCCTGCCGATCCTGCGGCTCGGCGACATCCTGCTCAGCGGCCTGGTGAGCGATCTGGACGACAAGACCGCGCTCGCCGTCACCGACGAACTCACCACCCGGATCGCCGACGAGGGCATCCGCGGCGTGATCATCGACATCTCCCGGCTGGAGATCATCGACTCCTTCGTCGCCCGCGTGCTCATGCAACTGGCCGACTCGGGCCGCCTCCTGGGCGCGCGGATGATCGTGGCGGGCATGCGCCCGGCCGTCGCGCTGACCCTGACCGAGCTCGGGCTGCAGCTCACCGGCGTCCGGACCGCGCTCAACGCCGAACAGGCGATGGAGCTGCTGGGCTGGCGCCGTCCCGCCGAGGCCGCCGAAGAGGCGCCTCATGCGCCCTGACGAACTCACCGATCCCGAACACGACATCCCGCCCGGAGAACACCTCATCCGGGCCGAAGAAGACCTACTCACCGCCCGCCACGCCGTACGGGCCGCCGCGGTCGCCGCCGGGTTCACGATCGTCGACCAGACGAAGATCGTCACCGCGGCCAGCGAACTGGTCCGCAACGCCTACATCCACGGCGGCGGCGGCACGTTGACGATCTCGGTCCTGCGCGACGACCGCGGCCGGGTCGGGCTGCGGCTGCGAGTCCGCGACAACGGCCCCGGCATCCCCGACGTCGAACAGGCGATGACCGACGGGTTCAGCACCGGCGCCGGGCTGGGCCACGGCCTCGGCGGCACCCGCCGCCTGGTCGACGACTTCCACCTCGACATCGGCCCCGGCCGCGGCACCGCCGTCACGATCGCGCGCTGGAAGCCATGAGCGGCATCGTGGTCCCGACACCATCGCGGCACGTGCGCATCGACCACGCCAGCGCCGTCTACGCCGCCACCCGCGCCGCCCGCGAAACCGGCCGGGCAGCCGGGCTGCCGGACGTGCTCACCGAACGCGCCGCGGTGGTCACCTCGGAGCTGGCCGGCAATCTGGACAAGCACGCGGTCAACGGATCGGTGGTCGTGCAGCGGGCCACGACCGGGCTCGGCATCGACGTCCTGGCCGCCGACGACGGCCCCGGGATGACCGACCTCGAGCACTGGCTGCTCGACGGCAACACGACCACCGCCACCCTCGGCACCGGCCTCGGCGCGGTGAAGCGGATGGCGACCGTGTTCCGGATCCGCTCGGCGCCAGGCAGCGGAACCATCGCCGCCGCCCGCGTCCTGGCTCCGGGGACACCGGCCGGGCGCGCCGCCGCGATGGCGCATTTCTGCCTGCCCCGCGAAGGCGAGAGCGTGTGCGGCGACGCGGTCGCCATCGCGGAGACGTCCGGCAGCCAGACCGCCGTCGTCGCCGACGGGCTCGGCCACGGACCCGACGCCGCGGAAGCCGCCGACGTCGCGCTCAGCGTGTTCGCCCAGAATCCGGACCGGCCACTGGCCCACCAGATCGCGAGCATGCACCGCGCCCTGCGGGCCACCCGCGGC of the Amycolatopsis sp. NBC_01488 genome contains:
- a CDS encoding MarR family winged helix-turn-helix transcriptional regulator, encoding MLDAVVAEPGVTVTEIAGRLGKSQQAISQVANRLENLGYLERRVGSGRAVALHATQAGRDASAEGVARELAAEQRVRELLRPQQFDTLMTLLAATRDTLRNERS
- a CDS encoding PP2C family protein-serine/threonine phosphatase, with translation MDRSLAVERRLRDVPPHDLPAALRSALAEHFGADAVELLMADYALTELCQVSTLPYTNEPIPVEGTTPGAAFIAQAATFEYEGASVTGYLPVSVRGDRLGILAVTLPAEPEPPVWAELERFAEAVAHELFVADRDTDLYIQARRSSRLTLAAEMQWQLLPGRACTRPEFALGGQLEPAYAIYGDCFDWSASAHSLAVTLINGMGDGSEAALLTNLAVNALRNARRAGVELDAQAELGDQALYAHYRGAQHVAALLLQFDLATGLVDVVDAGSPRLWRLRDGKAERVLFDEQLPLGAFEETAYTVHQFQALDGDRFVFVSDGVYNAAGPHGDLYGDRELAEAVAVTADLPAAHVPGAMLRQLTTRRHGGQAEDDAMVVCLDWFGRTPLPGPGNSASVTVAGTSR
- a CDS encoding MarR family transcriptional regulator yields the protein MDRSREQPAPDGTAAVVELPELLEFLLERPREVSSHPLSAAQLRAVVALAHHGGMNLRTLADVLGSTPPLVSRLCDRLEAVGFLERLPSARSRRELTLRLSDRGRAYLEDLRRRRRESVQPVLARMTAAGLGALAAGLREYHAIVAAERDADGSA
- a CDS encoding STAS domain-containing protein; translated protein: MPGTDDAAVRDLLRQTLEEDHTTVVEDWVRQQLENPGSADGDRELRREATELLRALRAALGTTVPVGRIVEQDGAVRDALTSLSERRARAGAEPSATAMAIFALKSAMLTAIECHSGDPAVRYRAALLVNELLDRAGVLSFAVYVTGREQIIRQQHSQMLELSTPVVQLWRHILAVPLIGTLDSARTQVVMTSLLEAIQAHEARVAIIDITGVPTVDTAVAQHLLQTVSAVRLMGAECVISGIRPSIAQTITQLGIDLSHIVTRGSLADALAAALQLLGDGSRPGAVTG
- a CDS encoding STAS domain-containing protein, with the translated sequence MSAGLPILRLGDILLSGLVSDLDDKTALAVTDELTTRIADEGIRGVIIDISRLEIIDSFVARVLMQLADSGRLLGARMIVAGMRPAVALTLTELGLQLTGVRTALNAEQAMELLGWRRPAEAAEEAPHAP
- a CDS encoding ATP-binding protein codes for the protein MRPDELTDPEHDIPPGEHLIRAEEDLLTARHAVRAAAVAAGFTIVDQTKIVTAASELVRNAYIHGGGGTLTISVLRDDRGRVGLRLRVRDNGPGIPDVEQAMTDGFSTGAGLGHGLGGTRRLVDDFHLDIGPGRGTAVTIARWKP
- a CDS encoding SpoIIE family protein phosphatase; this translates as MSGIVVPTPSRHVRIDHASAVYAATRAARETGRAAGLPDVLTERAAVVTSELAGNLDKHAVNGSVVVQRATTGLGIDVLAADDGPGMTDLEHWLLDGNTTTATLGTGLGAVKRMATVFRIRSAPGSGTIAAARVLAPGTPAGRAAAMAHFCLPREGESVCGDAVAIAETSGSQTAVVADGLGHGPDAAEAADVALSVFAQNPDRPLAHQIASMHRALRATRGAAIALARITPRRLEFCGIGNVIGTTLNGRSRPGLLLSIPGIVGFTSPVAQVRQAPLADGDVVVLHTDGIDPGWRTAGDHVAARPGDALLLAAELAHRHRNPRDDAAVIALHPDRIT